The following coding sequences lie in one Fusarium poae strain DAOMC 252244 chromosome 1, whole genome shotgun sequence genomic window:
- a CDS encoding hypothetical protein (TransMembrane:1 (o308-331i)), with translation MGASVLHPTQRRVSCDLCRKSKSRCQRIRPTDEKCAKCAMLGAECTVGQQRVPGRPRRKQPAKRSATTSQSVNKSTVSVFPASVQPNNPFIDDWSLFDTAQILFPTLHTPEKPTTTIKDVKASSCCVGFIDIFHQSDSSWTTDLEYTSTPFYNDLDIVTEIYRTDITPTPTFPFAISNDASLLTTHYRRDTEPRDCMAELSTINLGLHSRLEAIRNNRTIINFDTMISQHGPLFTDDITLVDYSIKVAQEFLLVLIKLYNEQHCPGMLHTSQSMELLCPCRLASQFLKDPKNLFDVSLLQPTVTAEPLATSIALTITSIFVQLITIFELVLNHIAIRVERLTINPTESVPVLIVCGRLQQMPCVQGVVFCEGSVNLIGNIERVLGVGRMLDGKEVGLLSPRQIDVLRGEMDERCSVGAGHTVMAPATLRKLFGKVAGILRRIRR, from the coding sequence ATGGGTGCCTCTGTACTCCATCCGACCCAGCGACGCGTCTCTTGTGACCTCTGCAGAAAGAGCAAGTCTCGATGTCAACGAATCAGACCGACGGATGAGAAATGCGCGAAATGTGCTATGTTGGGTGCTGAGTGCACTGTAGGACAACAGAGAGTACCAGGGCGACCGCGACGGAAGCAGCCTGCTAAACGTTCGGCCACGACCAGCCAATCTGTCAATAAATCGACCGTGTCGGTATTTCCAGCTTCGGTTCAGCCAAACAATCCCTTCATAGATGATTGGAGTCTATTTGATACAGCTCAGATTTTGTTTCCCACGCTTCACACTCCTGAGAAGCCTACTACAACAATAAAAGATGTAAAAGCGTCATCATGTTGTGTGGGGTTCATCGACATCTTCCATCAGTCGGATAGCTCGTGGACAACCGATCTAGAGTACACAAGTACTCCATTCTATAACGATCTGGATATCGTCACGGAGATATACAGAACCGACATTACTCCAACTCCGACTTTCCCATTTGCAATTAGCAATGACGCCTCGCTTTTAACTACACACTACCGACGCGACACCGAACCTAGGGATTGCATGGCCGAACTATCCACAATCAACCTGGGACTACACAGCCGTCTAGAAGCGATAAGGAACAACAGAACAATAATCAATTTTGACACGATGATCTCTCAACACGGTCCATTGTTCACCGACGATATTACCCTAGTGGATTATAGCATCAAGGTTGCTCAAGAGTTTTTGCTCGTCTTGATAAAGCTCTACAATGAACAACACTGCCCTGGAATGCTACACACTTCACAATCAATGGAATTGCTTTGTCCATGTCGTCTAGCGTCACAGTTCCTAAAAGACCCAAAGAATCTATTTGATGTTTCATTACTACAACCGACCGTTACTGCAGAACCACTGGCTACGTCAATTGCATTGACCATCACAAGTATCTTTGTCCAACTCATCACTATCTTCGAACTCGTCCTCAACCACATCGCCATACGAGTCGAACGCCTAACTATCAATCCCACAGAATCTGTCCCGGTTCttatagtctgtgggagaTTACAACAGATGCCTTGTGTTCAGGGTGTGGTCTTTTGTGAAGGTTCAGTCAACTTGATTGGGAATATTGAGCGTGTCTTGGGTGTTGGGAGGATGCTGGACGGTAAAGAGGTTGGTTTGTTATCACCAAGGCAGATTGACGTTCTTCGAGGAGAAATGGATGAAAGATGTAGTGTTGGTGCTGGTCACACTGTGATGGCGCCTGCTACGTTGCGGAAGCTTTTTGGAAAGGTCGCGGGTATACTGAGGCGTATCAGACGGTAG
- a CDS encoding hypothetical protein (TransMembrane:11 (o466-485i506-539o545-566i578-599o685-708i1109-1126o1138-1159i1180-1206o1212-1233i1245-1268o1368-1390i)), producing MSINSSTTEQPPPDLTDDPQIEKTGTTQWHLTPELQTMRDRDEEIGQKPRKLGVTWQNLTVKGIGSDAAFNENVISQFNLFHSTAKDTPMKTIIDGSSGCVKPGEMLLVLGRPGSGCTTLLSVLANNRRGYEEVTGDVHYGNMSDEEAKAYQGQIVMNTEDEIFFPSLTVEATVDFATRMKVPFHLPPGIKTREEYAQFYKDFLLRSVNISHTVHTKVGDAFIRGVSGGERKRVSIVECLATRASVFCWDNSTRGLDASTALEWVRAIRAMTDILGLTTIVTLYQAGNGIYEHFDKVLVLDEGKQIFYGPQRDAVPFMEDLGFMRDSGSNRGDFLTGVTVPTERRVAPGYENTFPRDADAVRAAYDRSTIKARMLEECQAYPISTEAAQNTTIFKEMVAREKHKFVPSNSPTTANLAMQVHAAVTRQYQIMWGDKSTLFMKQGATLIQAFLGGSLFYSAPDNSAGLFLKGGALFFSILYNALLALSEVTDSFTGRPILAKHRSFALYDPAAVCIAQVIADLPILAFQVIQFGLVLYFLVGLKATAGAFFTYLATNYITALTMTAFFRFIGAAFPTFDAATKVSGLSIVALFVYMGYMIIKTEMHPWLSWIFWINPMAYGFEALLGNEFHDQEIPCVGPYLIPNGPGYVGGDGGQACSGVGGAEPGAAFVTGDAYLSHMSFDHSHIWRNFGINCAWWILFVGLTIFFTSRWKQVGEGSRNLLIPREQQHKSKHLLPSKDSETPSEKTRAENGSGASDGEVDTNLMRNKSIFTWKNLTYTVKTSEGERVLLDDVQGYVKPGMLGALMGSSGAGKTTLLDVLAQRKTEGSIHGSVLVDGRPIPVSFQRSAGYVEQLDIHEPLATVREALEFSALLRQSREVPDEEKLRYVDTIVDLLELNDLEHTLVGRPGNGLSIEQRKRLTIAVELVAKPSILIFLDEPTSGLDGQAAFNTVRFLRKLSAAGQAVLVTIHQPSAQLFAQFDTLLLLTKGGKTVYFGEIGDNAATVKQYFGRHGAPCPDEANPAEHMIDVVSGGDGPYKDTDWNQVWLQSPERDQLTKDLDHMIEEAASRPSHLKDDGNEFAASMWTQVKLVTHRMNISLFRNTEYIDNKLAMHILLPLLNGFTFWQIGDSLTDLQQNLFTVFNFIFIAPGIIAQLQPLFIDLRDIYEAREKKSKMYHWAPFVTGLIVSELPYLLICALLYFVCWYFTAGLPTGAGHAGSVFFVVVMYEGLYTGIGQMIAAYTPNAVFASLVNPLVITTLVSFCGVMVPYSQIVPFWRYWMYFIDPFNYLMSSLLVFTTWDKPVHCKPEELAVFDPPFNMTCAEYLSDYQTGMGMATNLLNPDDSTSCQVCQYTSGADYLRSLNLKEGYYGWRNAGIVVVFVIGIYGLVYLMMKLRTKATKKAES from the exons ATGAGTATCAATTCATCCACCACCGAACAACCTCCGCCGGATCTCACCGACGACCCCCAAATCGAAAAGACGGGCACAACACAATGGCATCTCACCCCCGAACTTCAAACCATGCGCGATCGCGACGAAGAAATCGGTCAAAAGCCCCGTAAACTCGGCGTAACCTGGCAAAACCTCACCGTCAAAGGTATTGGCAGCGACGCAGCGTTCAACGAAAATGTCATTTCCCAATTCAACCTTTTTCATTCGACTGCGAAGGACACTCCCATGAAGACCATCATTGATGGTTCCTCCGGTTGTGTCAAGCCCGGTGAGATGTTGCTTGTTCTTGGACGGCCTGGGAGTGGATGTACTACACTTTTGAGCGTTCTTGCGAATAACAGACGGGGCTATGAAGAGGTGACCGGCGATGTTCATTACGGTAATATGTCtgatgaagaagccaaggcTTATCAAGGACAAATCGTCATGAACACCGAAGACGAGATTTTCTTCCCCAGTTTGACAGTTGAAGCAACAGTCGACTTCGCCACGCGGATGAAGGTCCCCTTCCATTTACCCCCTGGTATCAAGACCCGAGAAGAATACGCCCAATTCTACAAAGACTTCCTCCTTCGATCTGTCAACATTTCTCACACAGTACATACCAAAGTCGGCGACGCCTTCATCCGCGGTGTCTCTGGCGGCGAACGCAAACGAGTCTCAATTGTAGAGTGTCTCGCCACAAGAGCCAGTGTGTTTTGCTGGGATAACTCTACTCGCGGACTCGACGCCAGTACTGCACTGGAATGGGTCAGAGCTATTCGAGCCATGACAGACATTCTTGGTCTCACAACGATTGTCACGCTGTACCAGGCTGGAAATGGTATCTATGAGCATTTCGATAAagtccttgttcttgatgaagGGAAGCAGATCTTTTATGGTCCACAGAGAGATGCTGTTCCTTTCATGGAAGACCTCGGCTTTATGAGAGATTCGGGTTCCAACAGAGGGGACTTTCTGACAGGTGTTACTGTCCCTACCGAAAGGCGTGTTGCGCCGGGGTATGAGAACACATTCCCCCGTGATGCAGATGCTGTCCGCGCTGCTTATGATCGGTCGACCATCAAAGCAAGGATGCTTGAAGAATGTCAGGCATACCCCATCAGTACCGAAGCAGCTCAGAACACCACCATCTTCAAAGAGATGGTAGCCCGCGAGAAGCACAAGTTTGTACCCTCCAACTCCCCCACCACCGCCAACCTGGCCATGCAAGTCCACGCAGCTGTCACGAGACAGTATCAAATCATGTGGGGTGATAAATCAACACTCTTCATGAAACAGGGCGCGACTCTGATCCAAGCTTTCCTCGGTGGATCTCTGTTCTACTCTGCACCGGACAACTCAGCTGGTCTCTTCCTCAAAGGAGGTGCTTTGTTCTTCTCCATTCTGTACAATGCCCTGTTAGCCTTGTCGGAAGTTACGGATTCTTTCACTGGAAGACCCATCCTTGCGAAGCATCGATCTTTTGCACTCTATGATCCCGCCGCTGTTTGTATCGCCCAAGTCATTGCTGATTTACCTATTCTGGCTTTCCAAGTCATTCAGTTCGGGCTTGTCCTTTACTTCCTTGTCGGTCTCAAGGCTACAGCCGGTGCGTTCTTTACGTATCTGGCCACCAACTACATCACTGCTTTGACCATGACAGCCTTCTTCCGCTTCATTGGCGCTGCCTTTCCGACTTTTGATGCTGCTACAAAGGTCTCTGGTCTATCCATCGTTGCATTGTTTGTGTACATGGGATACATGATTATCAAGACCGAGATGCATCCTTGGCTATCTTGGATCTTCTGGATCAATCCCATGGCTTATGGTTTTGAAGCCCTTCTTGGAAATGAGTTTCATGATCAAGAAATTCCTTGTGTTGGTCCGTATCTTATCCCCAACGGTCCTGGATATGTCGGTGGAGATGGAGGTCAGGCATGCTCTGGCGTAGGAGGTGCTGAACCTGGCGCAGCATTTGTCACAGGCGATGCTTACCTTTCACACATGTCATTCGATCACAGCCACATCTGGCGCAACTTTGGCATCAACTGCGCCTGGTGGATACTATTCGTTGGCCTCACTATCTTCTTCACATCACGATGGAAGCAAGTGGGCGAAGGTAGTCGCAACCTCCTCATTCCTCGTGAACAACAGCACAAGTCCAAGCATCTTCTTCCCTCCAAGGACAGCGAGACTCCAAGTGAAAAGACGCGTGCTGAGAATGGATCTGGAGCTTCTGATGGTGAAGTTGACACAAACCTCATGCGCAACAAGAGCATTTTCACTTGGAAGAACTTGACATATACTGTTAAAACTTCAGAAGGTGAGCGTGTCCTACTTGATGACGTTCAGGGCTATGTGAAACCTGGCATGCTTGGTGCTTTGATGGGTTCTTCAGGTGCAGGCAAAACAACACTTCTCGACGTCCTCGCACAACGAAAAACGGAGGGATCAATCCACGGATCAGTTTTagtcgacgggcgacctatTCCTGTCTCTTTCCAACGATCAGCTGGGTATGTTGAGCAATTGGATATCCACGAGCCTCTGGCAACCGTTCGTGAAGCACTAGAATTTTCCGCCTTATTACGCCAGTCTCGCGAAGTGCCAGATGAAGAAAAGCTGCGTTATGTTGATACTATCGTCGACCTCTTGGAGCTCAACGATCTCGAACATACACTTGTCGGTCGACCTGGAAACGGCTTGTCAATCGAACAACGAAAACGTCTCACCATTGCAGTTGAATTGGTCGCCAAACCTAGCATTCTCATCTTTCTCGATGAACCGACATCGGGCCTCGATGGACAGGCAGCCTTCAATACAGTCCGGTTTCTTCGCAAGCTTTCAGCCGCTGGACAAGCTGTTCTGGTGACTATTCATCAGCCATCAGCACAGTTATTTGCACAATTCGACACCTTGTTGCTCCTTACCAAAGGAGGAAAGACGGTTTATTTCGGTGAAATTGGTGATAACGCTGCGACCGTGAAGCAGTACTTTGGTCGTCATGGAGCTCCATGCCCCGATGAAGCCAATCCCGCAGAACACATGATCGATGTCGTGTCAGGCGGAGATGGACCGTACAAGGATACAGATTGGAACCAGGTTTGGCTACAGTCACCAGAACGTGACCAGCTCACGAAAGACTTGGACCACATGATCGAAGAAGCTGCATCTCGACCATCACATCTCAAGGACGACGGGAACGAATTCGCTGCTTCAATGTGGACACAAGTCAAGCTTGTAACACACCGAATGAACATTTCCCTCTTCCGAAACACCGAATACATCGACAACAAATTGGCCATGCATATCCTTCTTCCGCTCCTGAATGGGTTCACTTTCTGGCAGATTGGTGATAGTCTTACAGATCTTCAGCAGAATTTGTTTACAGTGTTCAACTTCATTTTCATCGCGCCGGGTATCATTGCACAGTTGCAACCTCTATTTATTGATCTCAGGGATATCTATGAGGccagggagaagaagagcaagatgTATCATTGGGCACCGTTTGTTACTGGTCTGATTGTATCAGAGCTTCCTTATTTGCTTATCTGTGCGCTGTTGTATTTTGTTTGTTGGTACTTCACTGCTGGACTTCCTACTGGTGCTGGTCATGCGGGCAGTGTATTCTTTGTTGTG GTTATGTACGAAGGCTTGTATACTGGCATCGGTCAGATGATTGCTGCGTATACTCCCAATGCCGTCTTTGCATCACTGGTCAATCCTCTAGTGATTACCACTCTTGTCTCATTTTGTGGTGTCATGGTACCCTATAGTCAGATTGTACCATTCTGGCGATACTG GATGTACTTCATTGACCCCTTCAACTACCTCATGAGTTCGCTCCTTGTATTCACAACCTGGGACAAACCTGTCCACTGCAAACCTGAAGAACTGGCCGTGTTCGACCCTCCTTTCAACATGACTTGCGCCGAGTATCTCTCCGACTACCAGACTGGTATGGGCATGGCTACCAACCTTCTCAATCCGGATGATAGCACCTCTTGTCAAGTTTGTCAATACACATCTGGGGCGGATTATCTTCGATCGCTCAACCTAAAGGAAGGATATTATGGATGGAGGAATGCGGGAATTGTTGTTGTGTTTGTGATTGGTATCTATGGGCTTGTCTACCTCATGATGAAGCTTAGGACCAAGGCTACGAAGAAGGCGGAGTCCTAG
- a CDS encoding hypothetical protein (TransMembrane:1 (i669-690o)) yields the protein MEDDEATKNVGEDENPFSLANLWTKAYTKVQENEEYSEHLAEFEEHLQQANDNQIESGSVTTSFSSGGLARLKYIQMLAQNKLEVVDEARTSFFVRGKRIVVREAIQKAIQQVTQFKPIISGAVSAEPHAALAWACVLGVLPILESMFQQDEDAADGFNNIVFILVRYQHLLQTVVSRDFTKSSQGEETFQLFSNLESQLVSFYEHIYLYQIQFVRQCQKSKWRRNMGNMLSPKDWKEKWKTIDSIRDLIDTSIRDRVSARTLDSWEAMSSIEKGTENVLKTVEEIQDVQRAAHEWELLKSLQTASNATFDSNDVQGAQSYCLEGTQHSILDKIQEWVENPGGEMIFWLHGMAGTGKSSVALTAANALKEGKPFTEINPPPRNATLGASFFFRQGDATRNSTRAFFQTLARDLADVSPTFKTLIATAIENNPTIATKAPQQQLENLIVNPLSILDDKSFLPIHLIVVVDALDECIERREAEDLVRMLSVRLKSLLRVQLRFLITSRSENHLTRAFGQLPHDVCLSVVLEKIKRRVREDGRLDDITLYFEKTIATISERHGVEPSVIDDTTIKSLSKKSDGLFIYAATICRFLDAEDFDFDEARQERLELILQNSKDNDESATDDSEIDEWEVDSPQNHVDEIYCKVLSFPDREKMSPAMKKKTYKDMGIVFGFLVIFLEPVSISSLKVFLPQISKSLDKLLSKVRAIVVVPPDERSPLKLIHLSFRDFILSKKRSKRLKFHVDENEIHELVLTRCLDIMSSELRQDICNLVRPGTLDSEIPPDTLEAGIPQHLRYTCKYWVNHLSNLGRERQRDVWLLKGGKIHGFLQQHFLHWLEVMSLIHEGPAAILIVNQLQTLSEESDALELSLLAYDMKRFILSNRWIVDHAPLQIYVSAVLFSPTDITIRPLLDSYMPPWIQQPPKNGNRWTHEVCVLSGHTNNTTAMSFSPTGNLLASSTVDGTTILWDYVTGTELSRLEGDGWVVCVSVSWDGKFVALGFEEENTVVVRDILSGSRVLLQDHEQPVRFTIFSPKDNNILVSVFSICDEQTLTIWDVKSRRTKHMVTIPGCFMKQIQFTEDGEFLIIPADDSITIWNVDSGQSAQRLNGSPATIVNGVTIPVEFETLIEWERVAKKDSDEKSISNGDKLLSISFVDRSTGNTTVRYFYKESILHISRVPLGGNSALIRTGSGCIELLGTRSWSRVRQFYVKPNLRVFAIQKDGKLMASLGSGDYDIRLYDIRQNTTGNQLAQRHSQKNWKLRFSTDLSLIAANDYGNTELYDSTGSLVSLPIDEVPQIDFASDGDMNCILNTRTSNLEVWNRLSMERLWCKPAEKNMFKGPCKFSPDKNVLIYKCTFGDILREVSYKIVYLNTGKEESMVKWDCLVFHPESHLLAIKLLFSREIDIRKTDSLELLHKFKIPSQTNLGMAFSKSGTFAATWQMGPEPDVRFWDIRSGSEIGQYSVAGRITDLSMHEDDYLVCEQGRLPVLSSVPDEERKDAGNHVQDLLYVGSQWVYHGLERIIWLPPTLRSDASILRGNTLAIPFDGGIKVIKFHLDKLPGR from the exons atggaagacgacgaggCAACCAAGAATGTGGGCGAGGACGAGAACCCGTTCAGTCTAGCAAATCTCTGGACCAAGGCTTATACCAAAGTCCAAGAGAATGAAGAATACTCTGAACACCTTGCCGAGTTTGAAGAGCATTTACAACAGGCAAATGACA ACCAAATTGAATCAGGCTCAGTAACgacttccttttcttctggAGGTCTAGCACGACTCAAATACATCCAAATGCTAGCCCAGAATAAACTTGAAGTAGTTGATGAGGCTCGCACGTCCTTCTTTGTACGGGGAAAGAGAATTGTTGTCAGAGAAGCTATCCAAAAGGCCATTCAGCAGGTTACACAGTTCAAACCTATTATCAGCGGAGCGGTTTCAGCTGAGCCTCATGCTGCCCTAGCATGGGCTTGTGTGCTGGGTGTTTTACCC ATTTTAGAGAGTATGTTCCAACAAGACGAAGACGCGGCAGATGGATTCAATAATATCGTTTTTATCCTGGTTCGGTACCAGCATCTTCTTCAAACAGTTGTGTCACGTGATTTTACCAAATCAAG CCAAGGTGAAGAAACCTTCCAACTCTTCTCGAATCTCGAATCTCAACTTGTGTCGTTCTATGAACATATTTACTTATACCAGATTCAATTTGTTCGGCAATGTCAGAAGAGCAAATGGCGCCGAAATATGGGCAACATGTTAAGTCCCAAGGATTGGAAAGAGAAGTGGAAGACGATTGACTCTATTCGAGACCTGATCGATACGAGTATCCGAGATCGAGTCAGCGCTAGGACATTGGATTCATGGGAAGCAATGAGCTCGATTGAGAAGGGGACCGAGAACGTCTTGAAAACAGTTGAGGAGATTCAAGACGTGCAAAGAGCTGCTCATGAG TGGGAACTATTGAAATCTCTACAAACTGCTTCCAATGCCACATTTGACTCGAACGATGTCCAGGGCGCTCAGAGTTATTGTCTTGAGGGAACCCAGCATAGTATATTGGACAAAATTCAAGAATGGGTTGAAAACCCTGGGGGCGAAATGATCTTCTGGCTTCACGGAATGGCGGGAACGGGAAAGTCAAGTGTCGCTTTGACGGCAGCAAATGCCTTGAAAGAAGGGAAACCATTCACAGAAATCAATCCACCACCTCGAAATGCAACTCTCGGCGCAAGTTTTTTCTTCAGGCAAGGCGACGCAACCAGGAACAGCACCCGAGCTTTCTTCCAAACATTGGCGAGGGACCTAGCAGATGTTTCGCCGACCTTTAAAACGCTCATAGCCACGGCTATCGAAAACAATCCAACTATTGCAACAAAGGCtccgcagcagcagctcgagAACCTTATAGTCAACCCTCTCTCCATCCTTGATGACAAAAGCTTTCTTCCAATACATTTGATTGTTGTGGTTGACGCTCTAGACGAATGTATCGAAAGACGGGAAGCCGAGGATCTAGTCCGTATGTTATCTGTACGACTGAAAAGCCTCCTCCGTGTGCAGCTGCGTTTCCTCATCACTAGTAGGAGCGAGAACCATCTTACTAGAGCTTTCGGACAACTACCTCATGATGTGTGTCTCTCAGTGGTTCTCGAAAAGATCAAACGGCGTGTGAGAGAGGATGGAAGGCTGGACGATATTACATTGTACTTTGAGAAAACAATTGCGACTATTTCGGAGAGACATGGCGTCGAACCCAGCGTGATCGATGATACTACCATCAAAAGCCTGAGCAAAAAGTCCGATGGCCTTTTCATCTATGCAGCTACTATATGTCGCTTCTTAGATGCCGAAGATTTCGATTTCGACGAGGCCAGACAAGAACGCCTGGAGTTGATCTTACAAAACAGTAAGGACAATGACGAATCAGCCACCGATGACTCCGAGATCGATGAATGGGAAGTAGATTCTCCCCAGAATCATGTCGATGAGATTTATTGCAAGGTCTTGTCTTTCCCAGATCGCGAAAAGATGTCTCCAGCCATGAAGAAAAAGACTTACAAAGATATGGGAATAGTCTTTGGTTTTCTCGTGATTTTCTTGGAACCCGTCTCTATATCTTCACTCAAGGTCTTCCTCCCACAGATATCAAAATCTCTCGACAAGCTTTTGAGCAAGGTTCGCGCTATAGTCGTTGTTCCGCCTGATGAAAGATCGCCGCTCAAATTGATCCATTTATCATTTCGCGACTTTATCTTGAGCAAGAAAAGATCTAAGCGACTCAAGTTTCACGTTGATGAGAACGAGATACACGAACTTGTTCTTACCCGGTGCCTTGACATTATGTCATCCGAACTTCGTCAAGATATTTGCAATCTGGTTCGGCCTGGAACTCTTGATTCAGAGATACCACCCGATACATTGGAAGCGGGAATTCCGCAACATTTACGCTACACATGCAAGTACTGGGTGAACCATCTATCTAATCTTGGACGAGAACGTCAAAGGGACGTTTGGTTGCTAAAGGGTGGAAAGATTCATGGTTTTCTCCAGCAACATTTTCTACATTGGCTCGAGGTGATGAGTCTGATCCATGAAGGCCCAGCAGCAATTCTCATCGTGAATCAGTTACAGACCTTGAGTGAG GAGTCGGATGCACTAGAGCTTTCGTTGTTGGCCTACGATATGAAACGCTTCATCCTCAGCAACAGATGGATTGTTGATCACGCACCATTGCAAATTTATGTGTCGGCCGTGCTTTTCAGCCCTACTGACATTACAATACGACCCCTGCTTGATTCTTACATGCCTCCTTGGATACAGCAACCGCCGAAGAATGGAAATCGCTGGACCCATGAAGTTTGCGTTCTAAGCGGACACACAAACAATACCACTGCTATGTCCTTTTCTCCTACTGGCAACCTGTTAGCTTCGTCAACTGTAGATGGGACAACAATTCTATGGGACTACGTGACAGGCACTGAGCTTTCCAGACTTGAAGGCGATGGGTGGGTTGTGTGCGTTAGCGTTTCCTGGGATGGGAAGTTCGTCGCACTAGgctttgaagaagagaaTACCGTTGTTGTAAGGGACATTTTGAGCGGAAGTAGAGTTCTACTGCAAGATCACGAGCAACCGGTGAGGTTCACAATCTTCTCACCTAAGGATAATAACATCTTGGTCTCAGTATTTTCAATATGCGATGAGCAAACCTTGACAATATGGGACGTTAAATCCCGCCGCACAAAGCACATGGTGACCATCCCGGGTTGCTTCATGAAGCAAATTCAATTTACAGAAGATGGAGAGTTTCTCATCATACCAGCAGATGACAGTATTACCATATGGAACGTCGATAGTGGTCAGTCCGCTCAGAGACTCAATGGTTCCCCTGCGACTATCGTCAATGGGGTGACAATTCCTGTGGAGTTCGAGACCTTGATAGAATGGGAAAGAGTTGCTAAAAAAGACAGCGACGAGAAATCCATCTCCAACGGCGACAAACTTTTGTCTATTAGTTTTGTAGATCGCTCAACAGGAAATACGACCGTACGATATTTCTACAAGGAATCCATCCTGCATATCTCGCGCGTGCCACTAGGAGGAAACTCCGCACTGATTAGAACCGGGAGCGGCTGCATCGAGTTACTTGGTACGAGGTCATGGTCAAGAGTCAGACAATTTTACGTCAAACCCAACCTTCGCGTGTTCGCAATCCAGAAAGACGGCAAATTGATGGCTTCACTAGGTAGTGGAGATTATGACATCAGGCTTTACGATATACGACAGAACACGACGGGAAATCAATTAGCACAGAGACATTCTCAAAAAAATTGGAAATTGCGCTTTTCTACGGATCTCAGTTTAATTGCCGCCAACGACTATGGAAATACTGAGTTATACGATTCCACTGGTAGTCTTGTTTCTCTACCTATCGATGAAGTGCCTCAGATCGACTTCGCCTCCGATGGCGATATGAATTGCATTCTGAACACCAGGACTAGTAACCTCGAAGTGTGGAACCGGCTATCTATGGAGAGACTCTGGTGCAAGCCGGCCGAGAAAAACATGTTCAAAGGGCCTTGCAAGTTTTCTCCAGACAAGAACGTGTTGATATACAAATGTACGTTCGGAGATATACTGAGGGAAGTGTCATACAAGATCGTTTATTTAAATACTGGGAAGGAAGAGTCGATGGTTAAGTGGGATTGTCTAGTTTTCCATCCTGAAAGTCACCTGCTTGCTATAAAGCTTCTATTCTCCAGAGAGATCGACATCAGAAAGACTGATTCCTTGGAATTACTGCACAAATTCAAAATTCCCTCCCAAACTAATCTGGGCATGGCCTTTTCGAAAAGCGGAACGTTTGCTGCGACATGGCAAATGGGTCCGGAACCGGATGTCCGGTTCTGGGACATCAGATCAGGAAGTGAGATTGGGCAGTATTCTGTGGCCGGCAGAATCACTGATCTGTCTATGCACGAAGATGATTATCTAGTGTGTGAACAAGGCCGACTACCTGTCCTCTCGTCCGTACCAGATGAAGAACGAAAGGACGCAGGGAACCATGTACAAGATCTGCTTTACGTGGGATCGCAGTGGGTATATCATGGACTAGAGAGGATCATATGGCTTCCTCCAACCTTGAGATCCGATGCCTCCATTTTGAGAGGCAACACGCTGGCTATCCCTTTTGATGGGGGTATAAAGGTTATTAAGTTTCACCTTGATAAATTGCCAGGACGATAA
- a CDS encoding hypothetical protein (TransMembrane:4 (i42-64o84-110i117-139o175-196i)), whose amino-acid sequence MAYHDNTTARNDYGTTYQPERETGLLTRWVPEKLKHSGLYRWFLRLTHIGQFLSSIISLGLFSARLRKVYKIVNVIKTRRGVSAAFSAVEGILAAAALYTLIGMILSLLLKGGGPRWLRWLWVLLDIAFVGAFIAVSVLTRPNGGPAGPRHCYDTRGVQGVFGNSSDTTDDSCNLPWGTFILAIFSTLFHAVTAAFHEVRERRKEHHVEKYPAQDPCEQPSHVGQTHVPQTHAGQTHVPQTHAQPGYAPQGHVQEGHVGNNRVAY is encoded by the exons ATGGCATACCACGACAACACCACGGCGCGCAACGACTATGGCACCACTTATCAGCCCGAGCGCGAAACCGGTCTTTTGACTCGCTGGGTTCCAGAGAAGCTCAAACACTCTGGCCTCTATCGTTGGTTCCTCCGCTTGACTCACATTGGACAATTCCTCTCGTCTATAATCTCCCTCGGACTCTTCTCTGCTCGTCTCCGCAAAGTCTACAAGATTGTCAACGTCATTAAGACCCGACGAGGTGTCAGTGCCGCATTCAGCGCGGTCGAAGGCATCCTCGCTGCCGCTGCGCTATACACCCTCATTGGCATGATCCTCTCTTTGCTTCTCAAAGGTGGTGGTCCTAGATGGCTTCGCTGGCTTTGGGTCCTTCTCGACATTGCTTTCGTCGGAGCTTTCATTGCCGTTTCTGTTCTCACACGTCCCAATGGAGGTCCTGCTGGTCCAAGACACTGCTACGACACTCGGGGTGTGCAGGGCGTTTTTGGGAACAGCTCCGACACCACAGATGACAGCTGCAACTTGCCCTGGGGAACATTCATCTTGGCCATTTTCAGCAC TCTTTTCCATGCTGTCACTGCAGCCTTCCACGAAGTCCGTGAGCGCCGCAAGGAACACCACGTCGAGAAATACCCTGCCCAAGACCCTTGCGAGCAGCCAAGCCATGTTGGACAGACTCATGTTCCTCAAACTCATGCTGGCCAGACTCACGTTCCCCAGACTCATGCTCAGCCAGGTTATGCCCCACAAGGACATGTCCAGGAAGGTCATGTCGGCAACAACAGAGTGGCGTACTAA